In one Bacillus thuringiensis genomic region, the following are encoded:
- a CDS encoding response regulator transcription factor has product MYQANILLVDDETAILQLLTTILEKEGFSHITTATSAEIALSLTKENNYDLIILDVMLPGQSGFDICPIIRQQTDCPIFFLSAKASDLDKISGFSYGADDYITKPFNPLEVVARMKAQLRRHMKQTVPHEQKSHSISFGRFEIDQHSAELTVDGHIVECSAQLFQLLLFFCENPNYVFSKEEIYEKVWGAPAYNGDDNTVMVHIRKLREKIEHDPSKPEYIKTVRGLGYKFVTK; this is encoded by the coding sequence ATGTACCAAGCAAATATTTTACTCGTTGATGATGAAACTGCAATTTTACAATTACTAACTACCATTCTTGAAAAAGAAGGTTTTTCTCATATTACAACTGCAACATCAGCTGAAATAGCTTTATCTCTAACTAAGGAAAACAATTACGATTTAATTATTTTAGATGTAATGCTTCCTGGACAATCTGGTTTTGATATTTGTCCAATCATTCGCCAACAAACAGATTGTCCCATTTTCTTCCTATCAGCAAAAGCATCTGATTTAGATAAAATATCTGGATTTTCATACGGTGCGGATGATTATATTACGAAGCCCTTTAATCCATTAGAAGTAGTAGCACGCATGAAAGCACAGCTTCGGAGACATATGAAACAAACCGTTCCACACGAGCAAAAATCACACTCGATTTCATTTGGAAGATTTGAAATTGATCAGCACTCTGCAGAACTAACAGTAGATGGGCATATTGTCGAATGTTCCGCTCAACTCTTTCAACTACTACTCTTCTTTTGCGAGAATCCAAACTACGTATTTTCGAAAGAGGAAATATATGAAAAAGTTTGGGGAGCACCTGCCTATAATGGCGATGACAACACTGTTATGGTCCACATTCGAAAACTACGTGAAAAAATTGAACACGATCCAAGTAAACCAGAATATATAAAAACCGTTCGCGGGCTTGGTTATAAGTTTGTTACAAAGTAG
- a CDS encoding CPBP family intramembrane glutamic endopeptidase: MNPFQVMRARYFLIVFALLILIARSSGDLLTSIFHIQNSSFINTLIFYILPMVWIFYEYRKHHISFSLFINKNETFNLVQVLYITVMLCMFSYGYLILYMYSFAWITPDFIMNALHEPIVDSTGGYVSQVIRVVFIAPVIGEFVFRGFLLQRFATKWGTSIATIVVAILFALLHVDFLGAAIFSIVLSIVYIRTKSLLMPIAIHMLNNAFVIGASFLISREKIMSFADFSNYTTFFPGLIIFITGLNLVLIFLFVNRKYWSKEVPVIYAEQEKSFSDVVGSK; encoded by the coding sequence GTGAATCCGTTTCAAGTGATGCGAGCTAGATATTTTTTAATTGTATTTGCACTATTAATTTTAATAGCGAGAAGTAGTGGCGATTTGCTAACAAGTATATTTCATATACAAAATTCTTCTTTTATAAATACCCTTATATTCTATATCCTTCCGATGGTATGGATTTTTTATGAGTATAGAAAGCATCACATTTCATTTTCATTGTTTATTAATAAAAATGAAACATTTAACTTGGTGCAAGTTTTATACATTACGGTTATGTTATGCATGTTTAGTTACGGGTATCTTATTTTGTATATGTATAGTTTTGCATGGATTACACCGGACTTTATTATGAATGCCCTGCATGAACCGATTGTAGATAGTACTGGGGGATATGTATCTCAAGTCATTAGGGTCGTATTCATCGCACCAGTTATTGGGGAATTTGTTTTTCGCGGATTTTTACTTCAACGTTTTGCCACAAAATGGGGAACGAGCATAGCGACCATCGTTGTAGCAATATTGTTTGCGTTGTTACATGTTGATTTCCTCGGTGCAGCCATATTCAGCATCGTATTGTCGATTGTATATATTCGTACGAAAAGTTTACTCATGCCAATTGCAATACATATGTTAAACAATGCATTTGTAATAGGTGCGTCTTTTCTAATAAGTAGAGAAAAAATTATGAGTTTTGCCGATTTCTCAAATTATACGACATTCTTTCCTGGACTTATTATTTTTATAACAGGATTAAACTTAGTACTTATCTTTTTATTTGTTAATCGCAAGTATTGGAGTAAAGAAGTGCCAGTTATATATGCAGAGCAGGAAAAGAGCTTTTCAGATGTAGTCGGGAGTAAATAA
- a CDS encoding DUF2101 family protein: MNETISSNKFFYLILLSLVLITTVNVILRWEEAYFFMYLALHLLGILCISGGVVTEKKSEESVNYMCVIGLVLLLAVQGIMKYSSFSLQDFSLLIDVLP; this comes from the coding sequence ATGAATGAAACGATATCATCAAATAAGTTTTTTTATTTGATTTTGCTTAGTCTAGTGTTAATAACGACAGTGAATGTTATTTTGCGCTGGGAGGAAGCTTACTTTTTCATGTATTTAGCGCTCCATTTGTTGGGGATTTTATGTATAAGTGGTGGAGTCGTTACTGAAAAAAAGAGTGAAGAAAGCGTTAACTATATGTGTGTGATCGGTCTTGTTTTACTTTTAGCTGTACAGGGTATTATGAAATATAGTTCTTTCTCTTTACAAGATTTTAGTTTATTAATAGATGTACTTCCTTAA
- a CDS encoding M48 family metallopeptidase, with amino-acid sequence MRKVIGWSLFLYVGFALLIYWYLFGWNHELIPDMYKGTSADPETFMSARELTLSQDYSRVKNLLYFLATPLEWIILLFVLVLGISRKFEKWSKETTKISVLQVAIYFFYLSLLTTVLALPMQWIGRKVSVDYGISTQSTQSWIKDHVIGFWESYATMLIVVTVLLWLIRKFPKRWWLAGWALSVPFTIFLTFIQPVVIDPLYNDFSTLKNKELETKILAIADKADIPAKHVYEVNMSEKTNALNAYVTGIGPNARIVMWDTTLKQLKDKEILFIMAHEMGHYVMKHIYFGVASYVLLSFIGMFLISRIINMCIRKWGDTLQISKVACFSILPLFFLISSILSFAAQPATNYVSRIEERAADQYALNMTKDGKSGVKTFQYLSKTSLSQVNPPALVKFFLYTHPPIFERIHTFEQYEKQSKKE; translated from the coding sequence GTGAGGAAGGTTATCGGTTGGTCGCTTTTTTTGTACGTTGGATTTGCGTTACTTATATATTGGTATTTATTTGGATGGAATCATGAACTTATTCCGGACATGTATAAAGGAACGAGTGCAGATCCAGAAACGTTTATGAGTGCTAGAGAGCTTACGCTAAGCCAAGATTATTCGCGCGTGAAAAATTTACTATACTTTTTAGCGACGCCTCTTGAATGGATTATTTTATTATTTGTACTTGTGCTAGGTATTTCAAGAAAGTTTGAGAAATGGTCGAAGGAAACGACTAAAATAAGTGTTTTGCAAGTTGCGATTTATTTCTTTTATTTATCATTATTGACAACAGTGCTTGCCTTACCGATGCAATGGATTGGCCGGAAAGTGTCCGTTGATTACGGCATTTCAACACAAAGTACACAAAGCTGGATAAAAGATCATGTTATCGGTTTTTGGGAAAGTTATGCGACTATGTTAATCGTAGTTACCGTTCTATTATGGCTTATCCGTAAATTTCCGAAGAGATGGTGGCTAGCAGGATGGGCGCTCTCTGTTCCATTTACAATCTTTTTAACATTCATACAGCCTGTCGTTATTGATCCACTGTATAACGACTTCTCGACGCTGAAAAATAAAGAATTAGAAACGAAAATTTTAGCGATAGCAGACAAAGCGGACATTCCTGCTAAACACGTATATGAAGTAAATATGTCAGAAAAAACGAATGCATTAAATGCTTACGTAACAGGAATTGGCCCTAACGCCCGTATTGTAATGTGGGATACAACACTTAAGCAGTTAAAAGATAAAGAGATTTTATTTATAATGGCCCATGAAATGGGGCATTATGTTATGAAACATATATATTTTGGCGTTGCAAGTTATGTGTTGCTATCGTTTATAGGTATGTTTTTAATTAGTCGTATTATAAATATGTGTATTCGCAAATGGGGAGATACATTGCAAATTTCAAAAGTGGCATGTTTCTCCATTTTACCTTTATTTTTCTTAATTTCTTCTATACTCTCTTTTGCAGCACAACCAGCAACAAACTACGTTTCACGTATAGAAGAAAGAGCCGCAGATCAATATGCTTTAAATATGACGAAGGACGGGAAATCTGGTGTGAAAACTTTTCAATATTTATCAAAAACAAGTTTAAGCCAAGTAAATCCGCCTGCGTTAGTGAAATTTTTCTTATACACGCACCCACCAATTTTTGAAAGAATTCATACGTTTGAACAATATGAGAAACAAAGCAAAAAGGAGTAG
- a CDS encoding methyl-accepting chemotaxis protein encodes MQAMEQTAGAMEELTQGMQSIVNTSSSVNELSAQSALDAENGNKLMKQMIQQMDTIQNSVHSGVKQVETMKEQSEEIVKIIDVMQGITSQINLLALNAAIEAARAGESGRGFAIVADEVRKLAEQSSDSAKQIENLITQVMGTTNHTVHMMGKVDNEVQAGTQVVMHTEKVFGTITEKVQQVSEQIQTVSMSTDEIAASSEEISASAEDMAQISQRSSDRTDRVKESIQQQEKSVQEISVSIEHMHNAAGKLKQIVAQFTLQK; translated from the coding sequence ATGCAAGCAATGGAACAAACTGCGGGTGCGATGGAAGAGTTGACACAAGGAATGCAGAGTATAGTCAATACATCATCCTCTGTAAATGAATTATCTGCTCAATCAGCATTAGATGCAGAGAATGGTAACAAATTAATGAAACAAATGATTCAACAGATGGATACAATCCAAAATTCGGTACATAGCGGTGTGAAACAAGTAGAGACTATGAAAGAACAATCAGAAGAAATTGTTAAAATCATTGATGTGATGCAAGGTATTACCTCCCAGATTAACTTATTAGCATTAAACGCTGCAATTGAGGCTGCACGTGCTGGTGAAAGTGGTAGAGGATTTGCAATTGTGGCAGATGAAGTGAGGAAATTAGCAGAACAATCTAGTGATTCTGCAAAACAAATTGAGAATCTTATTACTCAAGTTATGGGAACAACGAACCATACGGTACATATGATGGGGAAAGTAGATAATGAGGTACAGGCAGGCACACAAGTAGTAATGCATACAGAAAAAGTATTTGGAACAATTACAGAAAAAGTACAGCAAGTATCTGAGCAAATTCAAACGGTATCTATGTCAACAGATGAAATTGCAGCGAGTAGTGAGGAAATCTCGGCTTCTGCAGAAGACATGGCTCAAATTTCCCAAAGATCATCTGACCGAACTGATAGGGTAAAAGAGTCTATTCAACAGCAAGAAAAATCTGTTCAAGAGATTTCGGTTTCAATTGAACATATGCATAACGCAGCAGGAAAACTAAAACAAATAGTTGCCCAATTTACTCTTCAAAAGTAG
- a CDS encoding S-layer homology domain-containing protein, translating into MKKKILGVMMIATMAGGIFAGTNVMPVKAEEYPQMIVFEDVPYGFWAYDAIMDLAYHKIILGYGNGKYGVGDLITREQVAGTIYRTLEIKEEGPVANPYKDVSDSTTTFKKEILALTKREVFTGDGQGDFRPKAPISRAEMAVILKRAFNFETKQKHTFKDIPKGHWAEDAISALQSNNVVRGTGNGMYELNRPVPREQYAQFINNAIINYHLKEDWK; encoded by the coding sequence ATGAAGAAAAAAATATTGGGTGTAATGATGATTGCGACAATGGCAGGAGGTATATTTGCAGGGACGAATGTGATGCCTGTAAAAGCGGAAGAGTATCCACAAATGATTGTGTTTGAAGATGTTCCATACGGATTTTGGGCATATGATGCTATTATGGATTTAGCGTATCATAAAATTATATTAGGGTATGGAAACGGGAAGTATGGTGTTGGCGATCTTATAACACGTGAACAAGTAGCTGGGACTATTTACAGAACACTTGAGATAAAAGAAGAAGGGCCAGTAGCGAATCCATATAAAGATGTTTCTGATAGTACAACCACTTTTAAAAAGGAAATTTTAGCGTTAACAAAACGTGAGGTTTTTACAGGGGATGGCCAAGGGGATTTTAGGCCGAAAGCACCAATCTCTAGAGCGGAAATGGCTGTCATTTTAAAACGAGCATTTAATTTTGAAACGAAACAAAAACATACATTTAAAGATATTCCAAAAGGTCACTGGGCAGAAGATGCAATTAGTGCGTTACAATCTAATAATGTTGTGAGAGGAACTGGGAATGGCATGTATGAATTAAATCGCCCTGTACCTAGAGAACAATATGCTCAGTTTATTAATAATGCGATTATTAATTATCATTTGAAAGAGGATTGGAAGTAG
- a CDS encoding S-layer homology domain-containing protein, translated as MIHKTVTKCVEKYIVSIPFILYIFKKTYAYWGDNWMSKKLLKTATALTIMGGVLFSAESDSVKAESAPLQKTNTIVFQDVPKGHWAYEAIHELAEQEIILGYGDGIFGFGDNVTREQVAALIYRVFDMEEQDEYENPYGDIDENSTSFIEEILALTEIGIFQGDENGNFRPKATLSRAEMAQVLTNAFDLQAKGSHNFNDVSANSWATNAISAVQTNGITMGIGEGKFGPSMKVTREQYAQFLHRAILHDMEQGQ; from the coding sequence ATGATTCACAAAACCGTCACGAAATGTGTCGAAAAATATATTGTCTCTATACCATTTATTCTGTATATTTTTAAAAAAACATATGCATATTGGGGAGATAATTGGATGAGCAAAAAATTATTAAAAACAGCTACAGCATTAACAATTATGGGTGGGGTGTTATTCTCAGCAGAGAGTGATAGTGTAAAAGCGGAAAGTGCACCGTTGCAAAAAACAAATACAATTGTATTTCAAGATGTACCAAAAGGACATTGGGCATATGAGGCAATTCATGAATTAGCGGAGCAAGAAATCATTTTGGGATATGGTGATGGAATATTCGGTTTTGGGGATAATGTAACACGTGAGCAAGTTGCAGCTTTAATTTACCGTGTGTTTGATATGGAAGAACAAGATGAATATGAAAACCCATATGGAGATATCGATGAAAATTCAACAAGCTTTATCGAGGAGATATTGGCTTTAACGGAAATCGGAATTTTCCAGGGAGACGAGAATGGAAACTTTAGACCGAAGGCAACGTTATCGCGTGCGGAAATGGCACAAGTTCTTACGAATGCTTTTGACTTACAGGCAAAAGGATCTCATAACTTTAATGATGTTTCAGCAAATTCATGGGCAACGAATGCAATTAGTGCAGTACAAACAAATGGTATTACAATGGGAATCGGAGAAGGTAAATTCGGTCCGTCTATGAAGGTAACGAGAGAACAATACGCACAGTTTTTACATAGAGCAATATTGCATGATATGGAACAAGGGCAGTAA
- the aceB gene encoding malate synthase A, whose translation MSTQTSRVTLVGEMLPAYNEILTPEVLSFLKELHENFNERRIELLQKRVEKQKRIDAGEFPKFLEETKHIREADWTIAKLPKDLEDRRVEITGPVDRKMVINALNSGAHLFMADFEDSNAPTWENAVEGQINLRDAVKGTISHENDKGKEYRLNEKTAVLIVRPRGWHLEEKHMQVDGKNMSGSLVDFGLYFFHNAKALLAKGSGPYFYLPKMESYLEARLWNDVFVFAQKYIGIPNGTIKATVLLETIHASFEMDEILYELKDHSAGLNCGRWDYIFSFLKSFRNHNKFLLPDRAQVTMTAPFMRSYSLKVIQTCHRRNAPAIGGMAAQIPIKNNPEANEAAFEKVRADKEREALDGHDGTWVAHPGLVPVAMEVFNHIMKTPNQIFRKREEICVTENDLLEVPVGTITEEGLRMNISVGIQYIASWLSGRGAAPIYNLMEDAATAEISRAQVWQWIRHEGGKLNDGRNITLELMEELKEEELAKIEREIGKEAFKKGRFQEATTLFTNLVRNDEFVPFLTLPGYEIL comes from the coding sequence ATGTCGACGCAAACTTCACGGGTTACACTCGTTGGAGAAATGTTACCAGCGTACAACGAAATATTGACACCTGAGGTGCTTAGTTTTTTGAAGGAACTACATGAGAATTTTAATGAGCGCCGCATAGAACTTTTACAAAAACGTGTAGAAAAACAAAAGAGAATTGATGCAGGGGAGTTTCCGAAGTTTCTAGAAGAAACAAAACACATACGTGAAGCGGATTGGACAATTGCCAAGCTGCCAAAAGACTTAGAGGATCGTCGCGTAGAGATTACTGGACCGGTAGATAGAAAGATGGTCATTAACGCTTTAAATTCAGGAGCGCATCTTTTTATGGCGGATTTTGAAGATTCGAATGCACCAACTTGGGAAAACGCAGTTGAAGGTCAAATCAATTTACGAGATGCAGTAAAGGGAACGATTTCACATGAAAATGATAAAGGGAAAGAATATAGATTAAATGAGAAAACAGCTGTACTCATTGTACGTCCAAGAGGATGGCATTTAGAGGAAAAGCATATGCAAGTTGATGGGAAAAATATGTCGGGTAGTTTAGTAGATTTCGGCTTGTACTTTTTCCATAATGCGAAAGCTCTTTTAGCGAAAGGGAGCGGCCCATACTTTTACTTACCGAAAATGGAAAGTTATTTAGAAGCGAGATTATGGAATGATGTATTCGTATTTGCTCAAAAATATATCGGCATTCCAAATGGAACGATTAAAGCAACTGTGTTACTGGAAACGATTCATGCTTCGTTTGAAATGGATGAAATTTTGTATGAGCTAAAAGATCATTCTGCTGGCTTAAACTGCGGAAGATGGGATTATATTTTTAGCTTTTTAAAGAGTTTCCGTAATCATAATAAATTCTTACTACCAGATAGAGCACAAGTCACGATGACGGCGCCATTTATGCGTTCGTATTCTTTGAAAGTAATTCAAACATGTCACCGCCGTAATGCACCAGCAATTGGAGGAATGGCGGCACAAATTCCGATTAAAAATAATCCAGAAGCAAATGAAGCAGCTTTTGAAAAAGTGCGTGCTGATAAGGAACGCGAAGCTTTAGACGGTCATGACGGGACTTGGGTTGCCCACCCTGGACTTGTACCGGTTGCAATGGAAGTGTTTAATCACATTATGAAAACACCAAATCAAATTTTTAGAAAACGTGAAGAAATATGTGTAACAGAAAACGATTTACTAGAGGTACCGGTGGGAACGATTACAGAAGAGGGCCTTCGCATGAATATTAGCGTAGGTATTCAATATATTGCATCTTGGTTAAGCGGACGGGGAGCAGCACCCATTTATAACTTAATGGAAGATGCGGCAACAGCTGAAATTTCAAGAGCACAAGTATGGCAATGGATTCGTCATGAAGGTGGAAAACTAAATGATGGTCGTAATATTACGCTTGAATTAATGGAAGAATTAAAAGAAGAAGAATTAGCAAAAATAGAAAGAGAGATTGGTAAGGAAGCCTTTAAGAAAGGGAGATTCCAAGAGGCGACAACGTTGTTTACAAATCTCGTTCGAAATGATGAATTCGTACCATTTTTAACATTACCGGGTTATGAAATTTTATAA
- the aceA gene encoding isocitrate lyase translates to MKNERIEKLQESWELDERWKGITRPYSAEDVIRLRGSIDIEHTLARRGAEKLWTSLHTEDYINALGALTGNQAMQQVKAGLKAIYLSGWQVAADANLSGHMYPDQSLYPANSVPAVVKRINQTLQRADQIQHMEGSDDTDYFVPIVADAEAGFGGQLNVFELMKGMIEAGASGVHFEDQLSSEKKCGHLGGKVLLPTQTAVRNLISARLAADVMGVPTIIVARTDADAADLITSDIDPVDKAFITGERTPEGFYRTNAGLDQAIARGLAYAPYADLVWCETSEPNLEDAKRFADAIHKEHPGKLLAYNCSPSFNWKQKLDEKTIASFQKEIASYGYKFQFVTLAGFHSLNYGMFELARGYKERGMAAYSELQQAEFAAEKHGYSATRHQREVGTGYFDEVAQVITGGTSSTTALKGSTEEAQFTK, encoded by the coding sequence ATGAAAAACGAAAGAATCGAGAAGTTACAAGAAAGCTGGGAATTAGATGAGCGTTGGAAAGGGATCACACGTCCATATTCGGCAGAAGATGTAATTCGCCTGCGCGGGTCAATTGATATTGAACATACGTTAGCGCGTCGTGGTGCTGAGAAGCTTTGGACATCGCTTCATACAGAAGACTATATTAACGCACTTGGCGCATTAACAGGAAACCAAGCGATGCAACAAGTAAAAGCTGGGTTAAAAGCGATTTACTTAAGTGGTTGGCAAGTAGCAGCTGATGCAAACCTTTCTGGGCATATGTATCCAGACCAAAGTTTATATCCAGCGAACAGCGTACCTGCTGTAGTAAAACGAATTAATCAAACGCTTCAACGTGCGGATCAAATTCAGCATATGGAAGGAAGCGATGATACAGACTATTTCGTACCGATTGTAGCAGATGCAGAAGCTGGATTTGGTGGGCAATTAAATGTATTCGAACTGATGAAAGGTATGATTGAAGCAGGTGCATCAGGTGTGCATTTTGAAGATCAATTATCTTCAGAGAAAAAATGTGGCCATTTAGGCGGAAAAGTACTACTACCAACGCAAACAGCAGTACGCAATTTAATTTCTGCACGCCTTGCAGCAGATGTAATGGGAGTGCCGACAATTATCGTTGCAAGAACAGATGCGGATGCAGCTGATTTAATTACGAGCGATATTGATCCTGTTGATAAAGCATTTATTACAGGAGAAAGAACACCAGAAGGGTTTTACCGTACGAATGCAGGTCTTGATCAAGCAATTGCGCGCGGTTTAGCGTATGCACCGTACGCAGACCTCGTTTGGTGTGAAACGTCAGAACCAAATTTAGAAGATGCAAAACGATTTGCGGACGCAATTCATAAGGAGCATCCAGGGAAGCTACTTGCATATAACTGCTCACCTTCATTCAACTGGAAACAAAAACTAGATGAAAAAACAATTGCAAGCTTCCAAAAGGAAATCGCATCTTACGGTTACAAGTTCCAATTCGTAACACTTGCTGGATTCCATTCATTAAATTACGGTATGTTTGAACTAGCACGTGGCTATAAAGAGCGCGGCATGGCAGCATACTCTGAACTACAACAAGCAGAATTCGCAGCTGAAAAACATGGCTACTCTGCAACACGTCATCAACGCGAAGTAGGAACAGGTTACTTTGATGAAGTGGCACAAGTGATTACAGGCGGAACTTCATCAACGACAGCGTTAAAAGGATCTACGGAAGAAGCACAGTTTACGAAATAA
- a CDS encoding phosphotransferase: MSNYAKEERLTGGNVSNVYRSENTVRRELKLGSEKIHKLLQHLENKGFHYAPKFLGVDEKDREILSFIEGEAGNYPLKEYMRSNDVLKEIAKMLRLYHDAVSDFPLLDDWKPMDHTPNNIEVLCHNDFSIYNIIFNNEKPVGIIDFDVAAPGPRLWDIAYTLYTCVPLSRVYYTESGEAVHYDSSQHADRIKERVNLFVQSYDKNMDEDYLGMVLLRLEGLCTYMKRKAQEGDLNFQRMIDEGHLEHYEKDMKFIRDHRAEWS, encoded by the coding sequence ATGTCAAACTACGCTAAAGAAGAAAGACTAACAGGGGGAAACGTCTCAAACGTATATCGTTCTGAAAATACTGTTCGGCGAGAGTTAAAGCTAGGCAGTGAAAAGATTCATAAGCTATTGCAACACTTAGAAAACAAAGGATTTCATTATGCTCCAAAGTTTTTAGGTGTAGATGAAAAAGATAGAGAGATTTTATCCTTTATTGAAGGAGAAGCTGGCAATTATCCTTTAAAAGAATATATGCGATCTAATGATGTATTAAAAGAAATCGCAAAGATGCTCCGCCTTTACCATGATGCCGTAAGTGATTTTCCGTTATTAGATGATTGGAAACCGATGGATCACACTCCAAATAACATTGAGGTTTTATGTCACAATGATTTTTCCATATATAACATTATTTTTAATAATGAGAAGCCAGTAGGGATTATTGATTTCGATGTTGCTGCTCCTGGTCCAAGACTATGGGATATCGCTTATACACTCTATACTTGTGTGCCTTTAAGTAGAGTGTATTATACAGAATCTGGTGAAGCCGTTCATTATGACTCATCGCAACATGCAGATCGTATTAAAGAGAGAGTGAATTTGTTCGTTCAGTCCTATGATAAAAATATGGATGAAGATTACTTAGGAATGGTGTTGCTTCGATTAGAAGGGTTATGTACATATATGAAACGAAAAGCGCAAGAAGGCGACTTGAATTTCCAAAGAATGATTGATGAAGGACATCTAGAGCATTATGAGAAAGATATGAAGTTTATTCGTGATCATAGGGCTGAGTGGAGTTGA
- a CDS encoding DUF6584 family protein yields the protein MTNKIPKKTLKRIEEDIENNNLGKARDRLHGLIFTYPNELHLRKQLGDIYYKLQYPEMAGRYWYLEEHKTDIMHESCLLFEKSMGNSPHHIARALKFKGDSIHIKGLDKDKPLSSVQKEVVENLVYEYKETWQDKLVPFGCLALLASLLFSAIVGLFTIWNWIF from the coding sequence ATGACCAATAAAATTCCTAAAAAAACATTAAAAAGAATTGAAGAGGATATTGAAAATAATAATCTTGGAAAAGCAAGAGATAGATTGCATGGCCTCATCTTTACATACCCAAATGAATTACATCTTCGAAAACAACTCGGAGATATTTATTATAAATTACAATATCCGGAAATGGCTGGACGTTACTGGTATCTAGAAGAGCATAAAACAGATATTATGCATGAATCATGTTTATTATTTGAAAAATCAATGGGAAATAGTCCTCATCATATTGCACGTGCTTTAAAGTTTAAAGGCGATTCTATCCATATAAAGGGTTTGGATAAAGATAAGCCCTTATCTTCAGTGCAGAAAGAAGTAGTAGAGAATTTAGTTTATGAGTATAAAGAAACATGGCAAGATAAGCTAGTTCCTTTTGGCTGTCTAGCATTGCTTGCTTCCCTTCTCTTTTCTGCCATTGTTGGTCTATTCACTATTTGGAATTGGATTTTTTAA
- the cspA gene encoding RNA chaperone/antiterminator CspA codes for MAVTGQVKWFNNEKGFGFIEVPGGNDVFVHFSAIETDGFKSLEEGQKVSFEIEDGNRGPQAKNVIKL; via the coding sequence ATGGCAGTAACAGGACAAGTAAAATGGTTTAACAACGAAAAAGGCTTCGGTTTCATCGAAGTTCCAGGTGGAAACGACGTATTCGTACATTTCTCTGCAATCGAAACTGACGGTTTCAAATCTCTAGAAGAAGGTCAAAAAGTTAGCTTCGAAATCGAAGACGGTAACCGTGGACCTCAAGCTAAAAACGTAATCAAACTATAA
- a CDS encoding competence protein ComK, translating to MESKVERYVENYVVTKNTMALLPVILSEKKIVTRVVEMNDSFFVFQKPLDIIERSCRKHGSSFLGRKEGTKELTHITHKAPIAISPADQLYFFPTYSYSRKECAWLSHFYIESNKELKDGNLIIRFINGFAVKLEISKTSFENQQNRTAKLRTEYEDRRKKQGSPCFKEVDKKEESTLRPAYESVYFVKEGEV from the coding sequence ATGGAAAGTAAAGTGGAACGCTATGTCGAAAATTATGTTGTAACGAAAAATACGATGGCCTTACTTCCTGTTATTCTAAGTGAAAAGAAAATTGTTACGCGAGTCGTTGAAATGAATGATTCTTTTTTCGTATTTCAAAAACCTCTAGATATTATAGAAAGAAGTTGCCGCAAGCATGGCTCTAGTTTCTTAGGCAGAAAAGAAGGAACGAAAGAGTTAACTCATATTACACATAAAGCACCGATTGCGATTAGTCCAGCAGATCAACTTTATTTTTTCCCTACCTATTCTTACTCTAGAAAAGAGTGCGCTTGGTTGTCTCATTTTTATATTGAAAGTAACAAAGAATTAAAAGATGGAAATCTTATTATTAGATTTATAAATGGTTTTGCTGTGAAATTAGAAATATCAAAAACTAGTTTTGAAAATCAACAAAATCGTACAGCGAAATTACGTACTGAATATGAAGATCGTAGGAAAAAACAAGGGAGCCCTTGTTTTAAAGAGGTTGATAAAAAAGAGGAATCAACATTAAGACCCGCTTATGAGAGTGTGTATTTTGTGAAGGAAGGCGAAGTGTGA